Sequence from the Blochmannia endosymbiont of Colobopsis nipponica genome:
AAAAGCTGCTTCTAAGCTAGGTTCAACACGTGTAACTTTTCCCTTATAGATATTAGCTTTTTTTTGTTCATGTCCTAGAGTTTCAATATCTAAATCATATAAACGTTGACCATCTACTAAAGCTACACGCAACTCTTCTTGTTGAGTAGCATTAATTAACATTCTTTTCATTGTGATTATACTCAGTATTTGGTTTTCTATAATCGGTATTAAGTACAAATATAATATAAATTGAAAATATTTTATTATTATTAACTTTGTTTGTCATATAATTAGATATAATTAAGTAGTAATTATTATTGATTTTTTATTTAAATTAATTATATAAAAAAAATGTTTCGTTATATACAGTTCATATATAATTTATTTTTTGAAAAATTTGATTTTTTTCATTTTTGTTATAATATTAGTAGATTTTTATTTCCTCTATATAAGATATAAATATTTAAAGTATTAAAATGCTATTATTGTGCTGTGTTTGAGCATTTGTTAATTTTACTCTAAGCAGTCTTAAGTTTTCTGATGAGGCCATAAATAAAATTTATTTGATACATTATGATATTATGATGTTTGTATATTAATAATGTTAATTGTGATAAAAGTGTTTTTAATAACTTTCTTAATCTACAAAATAATTTGAACAACTAAAAATTTTATTTAAGATGTTATTTTATTTGATGAAAAATTGTATAAAAAATGTAAATATAATTAATATTTCTTCCGAAAGGATCGGGCAAAGGGTTGATAATTTTTTACGTACTTATTTAAAAGGAGTGCCTAACAGCAAGATTTATCGCATTATTAGAAAAGGTGGAATACGAATCAATGGGAAACGAATACCAGTAAGATATCGTTTGCAAAAAAATGATATTTTAAGAATTCCTCCTGTTAGGCAAGTAGTAAAAAAACAAAAAATAACTACTTTGTGTTCTTCTGTATATTTAAAAAACATTAATTTAATACGCAATTCTATCATTTATGAAGATGATTATTTGATGATAATCAATAAACCTTCCGGTTTAGCTGTACATTCTGGTACTAAATTAAATTTTGGAATAATTGAAGGTCTACGTTTTTTACGTCCTACAGCAAATTTTCTAGAACTAGTGCATAGATTAGATAAAGATACTTCTGGCTTATTATTGTTAGCTAAAAAACGATCTGCTTTATTAGAATTACATAAGCAATTTCATTTCAAAAAAATACAAAAAAAATATTTGGTATTAGTAAGTGGTCAATGGCGTTCTTCCATAAGAGTTATTAATGTTCCATTATCAAGATGTATTTTGCCGGTGAATGGTTATCGTTTTGTTTATGTTGACCAACAATCAGGTAAGTATGCAGAAACAAGGTTTTTGATAAAAGAAAGGTTTGATTTAGCAACATTAATCATTGCAACACCTATTACAGGTCGTACCCATCAAATACGAGTTCATACTCAATTTGTTGGACATCCTATTGCATTTGATAAACTTTATGGAAATAAAATATTTAATAAACGATTTGAATCATATGGATTGAATAGATTATTTTTACATTCTTTTCTACTAAAATTTACTCATCCTAATAATGGGAAAATTGTATTTGTTAAAGCGCCATTAGATGTTGCATTACAGAAATGTTTATATGTTTTGCGGGGAAATCAGTAAATTTTAAGTATTATATGTGATTAAAATACATGATATTACAAATTATAATATTTGGGGTTAGTATTTTTATTTATTTAAAAGTAGTTTTGTAACAAAATTATTATGAAATAATATTTATTCTTTTAAATATTTAATCTAAAATTTAGAACGTTAGCTTTTAGTTTTTAGTTTGTATTTTATGATTGTTATGGAGATTAAGTTCAGATTGATATATTATTATCCTTTGTTGTATTCTAAAATTTGTTTGTAATATCAAAATATGTTTAGATACTTGTTATAATGCAATCACTGATTGGTAGGTTCAGTTTTTTACAAGAGAGTAATATTTTGAAAATTATTAAAATTGATAAGTTCATTGTTTATTATATAAAACGTTTTAAATTATTTTTTGATTTTAAGTTGTAATTTTAATTATATTTGTGATTATTTTAGTGGTTAATTATTTTTAAAAAAAAAGGAGAAAATCTTATGGCTGTACAACAGAATAAACCAACTAGAGCTAAGCGTGGTATGCGACGTTCTCATGATGCATTAACTTTTGCTGCTATATCAGTAGACAGTGATTCTGGTAAGGTGCATCGTCGGCATCATATTACTAGTGATGGTTTTTATCGCGGCCGGAAAGTCATTAAAAAATAAAGTTAGTTATATATTTTAAGGATAATTAATTTTGAGACGTCTAACTCTCGCATTAGACGCAATGGGTGGCGATTTTGGC
This genomic interval carries:
- the rluC gene encoding 23S rRNA pseudouridine(955/2504/2580) synthase RluC, which encodes MKNCIKNVNIINISSERIGQRVDNFLRTYLKGVPNSKIYRIIRKGGIRINGKRIPVRYRLQKNDILRIPPVRQVVKKQKITTLCSSVYLKNINLIRNSIIYEDDYLMIINKPSGLAVHSGTKLNFGIIEGLRFLRPTANFLELVHRLDKDTSGLLLLAKKRSALLELHKQFHFKKIQKKYLVLVSGQWRSSIRVINVPLSRCILPVNGYRFVYVDQQSGKYAETRFLIKERFDLATLIIATPITGRTHQIRVHTQFVGHPIAFDKLYGNKIFNKRFESYGLNRLFLHSFLLKFTHPNNGKIVFVKAPLDVALQKCLYVLRGNQ
- the rpmF gene encoding 50S ribosomal protein L32, which gives rise to MAVQQNKPTRAKRGMRRSHDALTFAAISVDSDSGKVHRRHHITSDGFYRGRKVIKK